The Xanthomonas sp. DAR 80977 nucleotide sequence CGCCGGCGAACTGGTCAGCGCCGAGCGCGCGCTGGAGATCGGCCTGGTCGACGAACTGGCCGACGCCGAACTGGTGGTCGCACGCGCGGTGGCCTGGCTGCAGGACCTGTTGCAGCGGCCGCGGCAGCCGATGCTGCAGACCCGCGCGATCGCCCGCGCCGACCTGCGCGCCGCGCTGGCCGACGACCTGATCCAGCTCGAGCGCTTCGTCGACGGCTGGCAGGCGCCGGACACCCAGGCCGCGCTGCACGCGCTGGTGGCGCGGCTGGGCAAGCGCTGAGCGCGCGGGCCGACACGGGCCGCCCGGTATAATCGCGGCCAGTCCTCGCCCAGGCCCCGCCTCTTGTCCGCCAAGCCGCCCGCCCCCGTCGTCTCCGAACTGATCGAACTGCTGTCGCTGGAACGGCTGGAGGACAACCTGTTCCGCGGCCAGAGCCGCGACATCGGCACCAAGTACGTGTTCGGCGGGCAGGTGCTGGGCCAGGCGCTGTCGGCGGCGCAGGCGACGGTGGAGAACGGGCGCCGCGTGCATTCGCTGCACGCCTATTTCCTGCGCGCCGGCGACATCGACCACCCCATCGTCTACGACGTGGACCGCACCCGCGACGGCGGCAGCTTCTCGGTGCGCCGGGTCACCGCGGTCCAGCACGGCAAGGTGATCTTCTTCTGCGCCGCCTCGTTCCAGGAGCAGGAAGACGGCGCGACCCACCAGCTGAAGATGCCGGAAGTGCCGCAGCCGGAGGACATCGAGCCGACCCTGGCGGCGCGCCCGGACGTGCTGGCGACGCTGCCGACCAAGGTACAGCGCTGGCTTTCGCGCGGCGGCCCGTTCGAATTCCGCCACGTGTACCCGCGCGACGAACTGAACCCGCCCAAGCGCCCGCCGTTCCAGCAGATGTGGCTGCGCCTGAGCGAGCCGGTCGGCGACGCGCCGGAACTGCACCAGGCGCTGCTGGCCTACGCCTCGGATTTCCACCTGCTGGGCACCGCGACCTTCCCGCACGGCATCAGCTACTACACGCCGAACGTGCAGATGGCCTCGCTCGACCACGCGCTGTGGTTCCACCGCCCGTTCCGCGCCGACGACTGGCTGCTGTACTCGCTGGACAGTCCCAGCGCGCAGGGTTCGCGCGGCCTGGCGCGCGGCCAGTTCTTCACCCGCGACGGGGTGCTGGTCGCCAGCACCGCGCAGGAAGGCCTGATCCGCGTGGTGCCCGACGCCGGCGCCGCGGCGCAGGTCCCGGCCAAGCACTGAGGCGACGACGATGCGGCAGATCTTCAGCAGTCAGCGCGTGGAAACCGCCGAGGGCGTGGCCAAGCTGCTGCGCGAGCAAGGCATCGAGGTGCGGCTGAGCAACGGCCGCTCCTACCGCAGCCGGCGCAGCGGCCAGTTCAGCTACATCGAGCCGGCCGCGGCGCAGGCGCAGCCGACGGTGTGGGTGGTGCATGCCGACGACCAGCCGCGCGCGCGCGCCCTGCTGCGCGAATCGGGCCTGATCGACAGCACCCGCAACGACCCGGCGCAGACACTGCCGTACCTGAGCGAGTTCCGCTCGCAGGCGGTGCCGGACACCGGCAAGCGCTGGGCGTGGCGGATCCGCGTCGCGCTGCTGCTGGCGATCGGCGCGGTGGCGCTGGTGACGGTGCTGCGCCATCGCGGCAACCAGGCTGCGCCGCCGGCTGCACCGGTTACGGCACCAGTTGCCGCACCCGCGGCGCGACCGGCACAGGACAGCGACGAAGTGCGGGTGCGGGTGCAACCGACGCAGCAGCAACCGGCGCCGCGCGGCAACTGAGCGGTCGGCACCTCTCTCGCTGCCTGGC carries:
- a CDS encoding putative signal transducing protein, with the protein product MRQIFSSQRVETAEGVAKLLREQGIEVRLSNGRSYRSRRSGQFSYIEPAAAQAQPTVWVVHADDQPRARALLRESGLIDSTRNDPAQTLPYLSEFRSQAVPDTGKRWAWRIRVALLLAIGAVALVTVLRHRGNQAAPPAAPVTAPVAAPAARPAQDSDEVRVRVQPTQQQPAPRGN
- the tesB gene encoding acyl-CoA thioesterase II, which encodes MSAKPPAPVVSELIELLSLERLEDNLFRGQSRDIGTKYVFGGQVLGQALSAAQATVENGRRVHSLHAYFLRAGDIDHPIVYDVDRTRDGGSFSVRRVTAVQHGKVIFFCAASFQEQEDGATHQLKMPEVPQPEDIEPTLAARPDVLATLPTKVQRWLSRGGPFEFRHVYPRDELNPPKRPPFQQMWLRLSEPVGDAPELHQALLAYASDFHLLGTATFPHGISYYTPNVQMASLDHALWFHRPFRADDWLLYSLDSPSAQGSRGLARGQFFTRDGVLVASTAQEGLIRVVPDAGAAAQVPAKH